A stretch of the Drosophila sechellia strain sech25 unplaced genomic scaffold, ASM438219v1 Y_12, whole genome shotgun sequence genome encodes the following:
- the LOC116803403 gene encoding dynein regulatory complex subunit 3-like — FSRELREIEDKQEKEIQSRKFLEREQSEAKRLASSFVEHLDGHQLFDSLWRGDEDGRVLMLVGTQAQELAEEYDKDIFELTQEIYKLGLERFTERDEEIRDFFNNLFDGQEELQILGQKEIEWFLQFREIIFEEARIKLLKLEQNSMRGEDEDTPENIKLSDALDKLNIQFEDAINDLWQALMAQELYLHESIQVMYRKTSMVF; from the coding sequence tttagCCGGGAGCTTCGGGAAATTGAAGATAAACAAGAAAAGGAGATACAAAGCAGAAAGTTTCTTGAACGTGAACAATCAGAGGCAAAGCGATTAGCCTCAAGTTTTGTTGAACATTTGGATGGTCATCAGCTGTTTGACTCGCTTTGGCGGGGCGACGAAGATGGTCGAGTTCTGATGCTTGTTGGAACACAAGCTCAAGAGCTAGCGGAGGAATACGATAAGGATATTTTTGAGCTTACGCAAGAAATTTACAAACTTGGCTTAGAAAGATTTACTGAGCGCGATGAAGAAATTCGAGATTTCTTTAACAATCTTTTCGATGGCCAAGAAGAACTTCAAATACTTGGGCAAAAAGAAATAGAATGGTTTTTACAATTTAgagaaattatttttgaagAAGCTCGTATCAAATTACTTAAACTAGAACAAAATTCCATGCGCGGAGAAGACGAAGACACTCCAGAAAACATAAAATTATCTGATGCTTtggataaattaaatattcaatttgaAGATGCAATAAATGATTTGTGGCAAGCGTTAATGGCCCAGGAGTTATATTTGCATGAATCTATACAGGTAATGTATAGGAAAACGAGTATGGTATTTTGA